The proteins below come from a single Hyphomicrobium denitrificans ATCC 51888 genomic window:
- a CDS encoding NAD(P)/FAD-dependent oxidoreductase, which produces MTVTAPAQEATTTAEIIETDAVVIGAGPCGLFAIFELGLLDIKAHVVDILDRPGGQCAELYPEKPIYDVPALPTVTGQELTDRLMEQIKPFGATFHFSEQINTLKREADGRFRLTTDAGTECLTKVVVIAAGGGSFTPKRPPLAGIEDYEGKSVFYSVRKIEQMRGKDVVIVGGGDSALDWTLNLAPVANSLTLVHRRDEFRGAPHSVEKMRKLVADGQIRLLIGQVTTLEGADGELSSVQIKTADGVESVPCTAMLPFFGLTMKLGPVADWGLNLHENLINVDTERFETSEPGIFAIGDINWYPGKLKLILSGFHEAALMAQAAHRIVYPNKKLMFQYTTSSSNLQKKLGVK; this is translated from the coding sequence AGGCAACGACGACAGCCGAGATCATCGAGACCGATGCCGTCGTCATCGGCGCCGGACCTTGCGGCCTGTTCGCGATCTTCGAACTCGGGCTTCTCGATATCAAGGCGCACGTTGTCGACATTCTCGATCGGCCGGGCGGACAGTGCGCCGAGCTTTATCCTGAAAAGCCGATCTACGACGTTCCGGCGCTGCCAACCGTCACCGGCCAGGAACTGACCGACCGGCTGATGGAGCAGATCAAACCGTTCGGGGCGACATTCCATTTTAGCGAGCAAATCAACACGCTCAAACGCGAGGCGGACGGGCGCTTTCGCCTGACGACGGATGCCGGGACTGAATGTCTGACCAAGGTCGTCGTCATCGCCGCGGGCGGCGGCTCGTTCACGCCGAAGCGTCCGCCGCTTGCAGGGATCGAAGACTACGAAGGAAAATCGGTCTTCTATTCGGTGCGTAAAATCGAGCAGATGCGCGGCAAGGACGTCGTCATCGTCGGCGGCGGCGACAGCGCGCTCGACTGGACGCTGAACCTCGCGCCGGTCGCCAACAGCCTGACGCTGGTCCACCGTCGCGATGAATTTCGCGGCGCTCCGCATTCCGTCGAGAAGATGCGCAAGCTGGTTGCGGACGGCCAAATCCGTCTGTTGATCGGGCAGGTGACGACGCTGGAAGGCGCAGACGGCGAACTTTCAAGCGTTCAAATCAAGACTGCGGACGGCGTCGAAAGCGTTCCGTGCACGGCCATGCTGCCCTTCTTCGGACTGACGATGAAGCTCGGTCCGGTCGCAGACTGGGGTCTCAATCTTCATGAGAACCTCATCAACGTCGATACGGAACGCTTCGAGACGAGCGAGCCGGGCATCTTCGCCATTGGCGATATCAACTGGTATCCCGGGAAGCTGAAGCTCATCCTGTCGGGTTTCCACGAGGCGGCGCTGATGGCGCAGGCGGCGCATCGCATCGTCTATCCCAACAAGAAGCTGATGTTCCAGTACACGACGTCGTCGTCGAACCTGCAGAAGAAGCTCGGCGTCAAATAG
- a CDS encoding GNAT family N-acetyltransferase has translation MEQSNMHVAARSVASLTPSSPDTASRTVTRDGIAPRIDLTLITERSAFDALEPEWNDLFERSARSIHVFQSFNFCWHWANGFLAKDGAKSGPRLAILTGRQNGRLVMIWPLVSERANGITEVYWMGEPVAQYGDALIDTGSVSSEILRTGLEYIRKNLSSDVLRLRRVRADANVARLMCDIGAQIADTQVAPYMDLASAKDFAAFEEQSFSTKMRRNRRRLTKRLEEKGPLEFLRLHGGAEAGAFAANAITVKNRWLKDRGLVSSALNDDRTVRFFRDVAESKAKPVACVVSILKTCGDAAAYEISFTCKGRLVVHVMAFELAFEKAGVGVLLLEQNLKQGYAEKLDVYDMMAPGDAYKMDWCDKSEPVIDWVIPSSAKGYLYARVYLEFLRPRLKSALKAVPKPLRRLMRQGLTGASAQG, from the coding sequence ATGGAACAATCGAACATGCACGTCGCCGCCCGTTCGGTCGCCTCGCTGACACCGTCATCGCCTGACACGGCATCGCGAACTGTGACGCGCGACGGGATCGCGCCACGCATCGATCTCACGCTCATCACCGAACGAAGCGCGTTCGATGCGCTCGAGCCCGAGTGGAACGATCTGTTCGAACGCTCGGCCCGATCCATCCACGTCTTCCAATCCTTCAATTTCTGCTGGCACTGGGCCAACGGCTTTCTCGCCAAAGACGGCGCCAAGTCAGGACCTCGCCTCGCGATCCTGACCGGTCGTCAGAACGGTCGCCTCGTGATGATCTGGCCGCTCGTCTCCGAACGCGCGAATGGTATCACTGAAGTTTATTGGATGGGTGAGCCCGTCGCGCAGTACGGCGACGCCTTGATCGACACCGGCAGCGTCTCGTCCGAAATTCTGCGCACAGGACTGGAGTACATCCGCAAAAATCTGTCGTCGGATGTTTTGCGCTTGAGACGTGTCCGCGCTGACGCCAATGTCGCGCGCTTGATGTGCGACATCGGCGCTCAAATCGCGGACACGCAAGTCGCGCCCTATATGGACCTCGCGAGCGCGAAGGATTTCGCAGCGTTCGAAGAGCAGAGCTTCTCAACCAAGATGCGCCGCAACCGTCGGCGGCTGACGAAACGGCTGGAAGAAAAAGGCCCGCTTGAATTCCTGCGCCTGCATGGCGGCGCCGAGGCTGGCGCGTTTGCCGCGAACGCAATCACCGTCAAAAATCGTTGGCTCAAGGATCGCGGACTTGTATCGAGCGCCTTGAACGACGACCGCACGGTTCGCTTTTTCCGCGACGTCGCAGAAAGCAAAGCCAAACCGGTTGCATGTGTCGTCTCGATTCTGAAGACGTGCGGAGACGCGGCCGCCTATGAGATTTCCTTCACCTGCAAGGGCCGTCTTGTCGTGCATGTGATGGCCTTCGAACTCGCATTCGAAAAAGCCGGCGTCGGCGTGCTGCTGCTCGAACAGAACTTGAAACAGGGCTACGCCGAAAAGCTCGACGTCTACGATATGATGGCGCCTGGCGACGCCTATAAAATGGATTGGTGCGATAAGTCCGAGCCGGTCATCGACTGGGTGATCCCCTCGAGCGCGAAGGGCTACCTCTACGCGCGCGTCTATCTCGAGTTTCTGCGCCCGCGCTTGAAGTCGGCACTCAAAGCCGTGCCAAAACCTCTGCGCCGTTTGATGCGTCAGGGGCTCACGGGCGCTTCGGCGCAGGGATAA
- a CDS encoding vWA domain-containing protein, giving the protein MFETFFSELRSAKIPVTLKEYLTLLEAVAAGAAGTRVEDFYYLSRAALVKDERNLDRFDQVFGHVFKGLESTAEAIEAEIPEEWLRRIATLHLSDEDKKRIAELGGWDKIMEELKKRLAEQKERHQGGNKWIGTGGTSPFGAYGYNPAGIRIGQHESRHRRAIKVWDKREFRDLDGTAEIGTRTIKVALRRLRQFARTGAASELDLDGTIRGTAEKGYLDVRMRAERHNAVKLLMFFDIGGSMDDHIKEVEELFSAARTEFKHLEYFYFHNCLYESVWKDNARRYTDKTPTWQVLNTFPADYKVIFVGDASMSPYEISVPGGSVEHMNEEPGALWLTRVTDIYKHAVWLNPIDERHWNWTPSINMVRTLLGGRMFPLTLEGLDAATRELMR; this is encoded by the coding sequence ATGTTTGAAACGTTCTTCAGCGAGCTGCGCTCGGCCAAGATCCCGGTCACGCTCAAAGAATACCTGACGCTGCTCGAAGCCGTCGCGGCAGGCGCGGCCGGCACGCGCGTCGAGGATTTTTATTACCTGTCGCGCGCCGCCCTGGTGAAGGACGAGCGCAACCTCGACCGTTTCGACCAGGTCTTCGGCCACGTGTTCAAAGGCCTCGAGTCGACGGCCGAGGCGATCGAAGCCGAAATCCCCGAGGAATGGCTCCGCCGCATCGCTACGCTGCATCTCTCCGACGAGGACAAGAAGCGCATCGCCGAGCTTGGCGGCTGGGACAAAATCATGGAGGAGCTGAAGAAGCGCCTCGCCGAGCAGAAGGAGCGCCATCAGGGCGGCAACAAATGGATCGGAACCGGCGGCACGTCGCCGTTCGGTGCCTACGGATATAACCCGGCCGGCATCCGTATCGGCCAGCACGAAAGCCGCCATCGTCGCGCGATCAAGGTTTGGGATAAGCGCGAGTTCAGGGATCTCGATGGCACCGCCGAAATCGGCACGCGCACGATCAAGGTCGCGCTGCGCCGTCTCCGTCAATTCGCGCGCACGGGTGCAGCATCCGAACTCGATCTCGACGGCACGATCCGCGGCACCGCCGAAAAAGGCTATCTCGACGTCCGCATGCGCGCCGAGCGCCACAACGCCGTGAAGCTCCTGATGTTCTTCGACATCGGCGGCTCGATGGACGACCACATCAAGGAAGTCGAAGAGCTCTTCTCGGCGGCACGCACGGAGTTCAAGCACCTCGAATATTTCTACTTCCACAACTGCCTCTACGAGAGCGTCTGGAAGGACAACGCCCGCCGCTACACCGACAAGACCCCGACCTGGCAGGTGCTGAACACCTTCCCCGCCGACTACAAAGTCATCTTCGTCGGCGATGCCTCAATGAGCCCCTATGAAATTTCGGTGCCGGGCGGCTCCGTCGAGCATATGAACGAGGAGCCCGGCGCCCTCTGGCTGACGCGCGTCACGGACATCTACAAGCATGCGGTCTGGCTGAACCCGATCGATGAGCGCCACTGGAACTGGACACCGTCGATCAACATGGTCCGGACGCTGCTGGGCGGCCGCATGTTCCCCTTGACGCTCGAAGGCCTCGACGCCGCCACCCGCGAACTGATGCGCTGA
- a CDS encoding porin: MMKYSLGALVAAGVLAGGFATSASAADLGGNCCADLEERIAELEATTARKGNRKVSLTISGWVGQQVTWWDDGGQSNVYVTDLGTTLASHVMFTGQAQIMPGWTAGYVLHLEAMGSDSLTTSQGIADGPSVLTISGGGATNSVGTLQSFWFIKSDQLGKISVGKQSQASDNTAILVDGSGSLVPANWVPFDFFSFFVRQKNGQLTNLNWAGTGTWGDVNGLPTNSVRYDSPTFAGFSVSASWGEDDFWDVAARYAGEWNSVKVSLAAAYSQTSNAVTNAYFPTGNTLQAPDSEYFQIGAYVEHVPTGLFAYGAYGHLGFGDSYGADDRSNNTWYGKLGIRKRLNPLGHTVFYGEYEHIENRNGGTIGTNLADGPSVDLFDYDRSSARLWGLGVVQEVDAAAMSLWLKYRNIDASFKGVEAVGDVEGGLSTDNFQEVTFGALINF; this comes from the coding sequence ATGATGAAATATAGCCTAGGCGCACTGGTCGCTGCAGGCGTTCTCGCTGGCGGATTCGCCACGAGCGCCTCTGCTGCGGACCTGGGCGGCAATTGCTGCGCGGACCTCGAGGAACGCATCGCGGAACTCGAAGCCACGACGGCGCGCAAGGGCAATCGCAAAGTCTCGCTGACGATTTCTGGCTGGGTTGGCCAGCAGGTCACTTGGTGGGATGACGGCGGCCAATCGAACGTTTACGTGACCGATCTCGGCACGACGCTCGCCAGCCACGTGATGTTCACGGGCCAGGCGCAGATCATGCCGGGCTGGACCGCTGGTTACGTGCTGCACTTGGAAGCAATGGGCTCGGACAGCTTGACGACGAGCCAGGGTATCGCTGACGGTCCGTCTGTACTGACGATTTCCGGCGGTGGCGCGACGAACTCGGTCGGCACGCTGCAGTCGTTCTGGTTCATCAAGAGCGACCAGCTGGGCAAGATCTCGGTTGGTAAGCAGTCGCAGGCTTCGGATAACACGGCCATCCTGGTCGACGGTTCGGGCTCGCTCGTTCCGGCAAACTGGGTTCCGTTCGATTTCTTCTCATTCTTCGTGAGACAGAAGAACGGTCAGCTGACGAACCTGAACTGGGCAGGCACGGGAACCTGGGGTGACGTCAACGGTCTTCCGACGAACTCGGTTCGTTATGACTCGCCGACGTTCGCTGGCTTCTCTGTGTCGGCATCGTGGGGTGAAGACGACTTCTGGGATGTCGCAGCTCGCTATGCTGGCGAGTGGAACAGCGTGAAGGTCTCTCTCGCTGCAGCATACAGCCAGACGTCAAACGCAGTCACGAACGCCTACTTCCCGACGGGCAATACGCTTCAGGCACCCGACTCCGAATACTTCCAGATCGGCGCTTATGTTGAACACGTGCCGACAGGCCTGTTCGCCTACGGCGCCTACGGACACCTCGGTTTCGGCGACTCTTACGGTGCCGACGATCGTAGCAACAACACCTGGTACGGTAAGCTCGGTATCCGTAAGCGTTTGAACCCGCTTGGCCACACCGTATTCTATGGTGAGTACGAGCACATCGAGAACCGCAACGGCGGCACGATTGGCACCAACCTCGCTGATGGTCCTTCTGTCGATCTCTTTGACTACGACCGCTCGTCGGCTCGCCTCTGGGGTCTTGGTGTTGTCCAGGAAGTCGATGCCGCTGCCATGTCTCTTTGGCTGAAGTACCGCAACATCGATGCCAGCTTCAAAGGCGTCGAAGCGGTCGGTGATGTTGAAGGCGGTCTCTCGACCGACAACTTCCAGGAAGTTACCTTCGGTGCTCTGATCAACTTCTAA
- a CDS encoding porin: MSKYSLSALVAAGLLAGGMSVNSASAADLGGNCCADLEERIAELEATTARKGNRKVSLTVSGWVGQQVTWWDDGGQSNVYVTDLGSTLASHVKFTGQAQILPGWTAGYVLHLEAIGSDSLTTTQGVPDGPNLLTGSANGVSTLQSFWFIKSDQLGKVSVGKQSQASDNTAILVDGSGSLVPANWVPFDFNSFFIRQKNGQLTDTTWGGVGTWGDVNGAPTNSVRYDSPSFGGFSVSASWGEDDFWDVAARYAGEWADFKVAAAAAYSQTNSSSGNSANVLQPFDTGYFQVGAYVEHMPTGLFAYGAYGNLNFHDSSASSNQTWYGKAGIRQRWNPLGHTVLYGEYERIENRNGGDIYANGAGPDTDTPDLLYGYDKASARLWGVGVVQEIDSAAMSLWLKYRNIDASFKGVEIEGGDGGLATNNFQEVTFGALINF, translated from the coding sequence ATGAGCAAGTATAGTCTGAGTGCCCTGGTGGCGGCAGGCCTGCTGGCAGGCGGGATGTCGGTCAACAGCGCATCGGCGGCCGACCTTGGGGGGAACTGCTGCGCGGACCTCGAGGAACGCATCGCAGAACTCGAAGCCACGACGGCCCGCAAGGGCAACCGTAAGGTCTCGCTGACGGTTTCCGGCTGGGTTGGCCAGCAGGTCACCTGGTGGGATGACGGAGGCCAGTCGAACGTTTACGTCACGGATCTTGGTTCGACGCTCGCCAGCCACGTGAAATTCACCGGTCAAGCACAGATTCTGCCGGGCTGGACAGCGGGTTATGTCCTCCATCTCGAGGCGATCGGCTCCGACTCGCTGACGACGACGCAGGGCGTGCCGGATGGCCCGAATCTGCTGACGGGCAGCGCCAACGGCGTCAGCACGCTGCAGTCCTTCTGGTTCATCAAGAGCGACCAGCTGGGTAAGGTCTCGGTTGGTAAGCAGTCGCAGGCTTCGGATAACACGGCGATCCTCGTCGACGGTTCGGGTTCGCTCGTTCCGGCCAACTGGGTTCCGTTCGACTTCAACTCGTTCTTCATTAGACAGAAGAATGGCCAGCTGACCGATACGACCTGGGGCGGCGTAGGCACCTGGGGCGACGTCAACGGAGCGCCGACGAACTCGGTCCGTTACGACTCGCCGTCGTTCGGTGGCTTCTCGGTGTCGGCATCTTGGGGTGAAGACGACTTCTGGGACGTCGCCGCTCGCTATGCGGGTGAATGGGCTGACTTCAAGGTCGCGGCTGCTGCGGCTTACAGCCAGACGAACAGCTCGTCGGGCAACAGCGCCAACGTTCTGCAGCCGTTCGATACAGGCTACTTCCAGGTTGGCGCATATGTCGAGCACATGCCGACGGGCCTGTTCGCCTACGGAGCGTATGGAAACCTCAACTTCCACGACTCGTCCGCTAGCAGCAATCAGACCTGGTACGGCAAGGCCGGTATCCGTCAGCGTTGGAATCCGCTTGGCCACACTGTTCTTTACGGTGAGTACGAGCGCATAGAAAACCGCAACGGTGGCGATATCTATGCTAATGGCGCAGGCCCGGATACCGACACACCTGATTTGCTCTACGGCTATGACAAAGCGTCGGCTCGCCTCTGGGGTGTTGGTGTTGTCCAGGAAATCGACTCGGCCGCCATGTCACTCTGGCTGAAGTACCGCAACATCGACGCCAGCTTTAAGGGTGTTGAAATCGAGGGTGGCGACGGTGGTCTTGCGACCAACAACTTCCAGGAAGTCACCTTCGGTGCTCTGATCAATTTCTGA
- a CDS encoding glucan biosynthesis protein G yields MTGKLLDRRSVLGQAAMGTFALAAAKLALATDIAEAAGESSSPPTPFSTSNVNAEAKRLADQPFGKPALDLPPPFNKLNYDQYRDIRFRSEKAIWKGEHLNFEIQPFAMGWLYDMPVDLWVVDNGAASRLVANGKLFSFGPLIGPSPDDAPYGFSGFRVHGPINRSDNFDEYAVFQGASYFRAVGRGQGYGASARGLALNTARPGGEEFPFFRTFWLEKPKPGATQVTLYALLDSPSTTGAYRFVIEPGETTTMDVSATLYPRVALPHVGIAPLTSMFLNGNATPRRTRDFRPEVHDSEGLAIVNGSEERLWRPLNNPKTLQVSAFMDKDPRGFGLWQRDRTFRSYEDLEAHYEQRPSVWVQPKGQWGEGYIELVEIPVENEIHDNVVAYWHPGKPLTPGGPHVFNYKLSWGRDVPASWSGARVAKTRVGGGKKPENLLFVIDLTGPAVKDAKDLPVADVTASAGQISNVAVQRNLEISGVRVTFELTPGDAELAELRCILKAGDQAVSETWLYRWTKP; encoded by the coding sequence ATGACAGGCAAACTACTCGATCGGCGGTCGGTTCTCGGGCAGGCTGCAATGGGAACCTTTGCCCTCGCGGCCGCCAAACTGGCGCTCGCTACGGATATTGCGGAGGCGGCGGGCGAGTCGTCGTCGCCACCAACGCCGTTCAGCACCTCGAACGTCAACGCCGAGGCGAAGCGCCTCGCAGATCAGCCCTTCGGGAAGCCGGCGCTCGATCTGCCGCCGCCCTTCAACAAGCTCAATTATGATCAGTATCGCGACATCCGCTTTCGTTCGGAGAAGGCGATCTGGAAGGGCGAGCATCTCAATTTCGAGATCCAGCCGTTCGCCATGGGCTGGCTGTACGACATGCCGGTCGATCTCTGGGTGGTCGACAACGGCGCGGCATCGCGGCTGGTCGCCAATGGCAAGCTGTTCAGCTTCGGCCCACTGATCGGCCCAAGTCCCGACGATGCGCCGTACGGGTTCTCGGGATTTCGCGTTCACGGACCGATCAACCGCTCCGACAATTTCGACGAGTATGCCGTATTTCAAGGCGCGAGCTATTTCCGCGCCGTTGGGCGTGGCCAAGGCTATGGCGCCTCGGCGCGCGGGCTGGCGCTGAATACGGCGCGTCCAGGCGGGGAAGAGTTTCCGTTCTTCAGGACATTCTGGCTCGAAAAGCCGAAACCCGGTGCAACTCAAGTCACGCTCTATGCGTTGCTCGACAGTCCGTCGACGACCGGCGCGTATCGGTTTGTCATTGAGCCGGGAGAAACGACCACCATGGACGTGTCGGCGACGCTATATCCTCGCGTCGCGCTGCCCCATGTCGGGATTGCGCCTCTGACGAGCATGTTTCTTAACGGCAACGCGACGCCGCGGCGAACACGCGATTTCCGCCCCGAGGTCCACGACAGCGAGGGGCTTGCGATCGTCAACGGTAGCGAGGAACGTCTCTGGCGGCCGCTCAACAATCCCAAAACCTTGCAAGTCAGCGCCTTCATGGACAAGGACCCGCGCGGCTTCGGACTATGGCAGCGCGACCGGACATTCCGCAGCTATGAAGATCTCGAAGCTCACTATGAGCAGAGACCAAGCGTTTGGGTGCAGCCCAAAGGACAGTGGGGCGAGGGCTATATCGAGCTCGTCGAAATCCCGGTCGAGAACGAAATCCACGACAACGTCGTCGCCTATTGGCATCCAGGGAAGCCGCTGACGCCCGGCGGACCGCACGTCTTCAACTACAAGCTCAGCTGGGGCAGGGATGTCCCGGCGTCGTGGTCGGGCGCACGCGTCGCGAAGACGCGTGTCGGCGGCGGCAAGAAACCGGAAAACCTTCTTTTCGTCATCGATTTGACAGGTCCTGCGGTGAAGGATGCGAAGGATCTGCCAGTCGCCGACGTTACAGCCAGCGCCGGCCAGATCTCGAACGTCGCGGTTCAACGCAATCTTGAGATTTCTGGTGTTCGAGTGACGTTTGAGCTGACGCCCGGCGACGCCGAGCTCGCGGAATTGCGGTGCATCTTGAAGGCCGGCGATCAGGCCGTCTCGGAGACTTGGCTCTATCGATGGACGAAGCCGTAA
- the mdoH gene encoding glucans biosynthesis glucosyltransferase MdoH — translation MDEAVNENFKGDFPLDPAQPVVARDAGPWSHLPAAAPLDMPEQDFSAKIARIAEPRRRGYWVPRTAIFAGAAALTAAFAHELFSILAFVMITPVQFLFLILSTIAFGWIAIGSLSAALGFLPLFAGERADTITPPQPTEPLNTRVALLFPVYHEEPTRIAGAIEAMARELDGLGRARNFDVFILSDTRGDDDGGREADVYRALTQEIAPFVSVYYRRRMQNTARKAGNIADWVSRFGGGYESFIILDGDSVMDGRTLVSLALAMEADPKAGLIQTVPRIVGGETLLQRLQQFACNTYGPAVSSGLAFWHRDQGNYWGHNAIIRTAAFASAAGLPDLPGRKPFGGHIMSHDFVEAVLLQRAGYGVHMMPSLEGSYEGMPPNIVDIVARDRRWAQGNLQHLAIVSQSGLTPMGRLHLGMGATSYLISAVWALSLVVGIILALQGQQMIPSYFRDAKTLFPIWPIIDPGAALRLFLATLVVVLLPKFLGLFLAWKEARARHDLLGAVRVTVGVFVETIYSMLIAPIFMVTQTVASAEILAGLDSGWKPQNRNDGALSFDDAMWFARWHTLIGLIAGGIAWTVSPGLLMWMAPVILGLVLAGPVSWITSLRAGPLERWALATNVDLSPPSVLIDAGHRSNTWARRAATPGGLNAEPEAAAA, via the coding sequence ATGGACGAAGCCGTAAACGAAAACTTCAAAGGCGATTTTCCGCTCGACCCTGCGCAGCCCGTCGTGGCGCGTGACGCGGGTCCGTGGTCGCATTTGCCGGCGGCAGCGCCGCTCGACATGCCGGAGCAGGATTTCAGCGCGAAGATCGCTCGCATCGCCGAGCCGCGGCGGCGCGGCTATTGGGTGCCTCGCACCGCGATCTTTGCAGGCGCGGCGGCGCTGACTGCAGCCTTCGCGCATGAGCTGTTCAGCATCCTGGCGTTCGTCATGATCACGCCGGTGCAGTTTCTCTTTCTCATCCTGTCGACGATTGCGTTCGGGTGGATCGCGATCGGCAGCCTGAGCGCGGCGCTCGGCTTTCTGCCGCTATTCGCCGGCGAGCGCGCCGATACCATTACGCCGCCGCAACCGACCGAACCGCTGAATACGCGCGTCGCGCTACTCTTTCCCGTCTACCACGAAGAGCCGACGCGGATCGCCGGTGCGATCGAGGCGATGGCGCGCGAACTCGACGGCCTCGGCCGCGCCCGCAACTTCGATGTTTTCATTCTGTCGGACACGCGTGGCGACGATGACGGCGGACGGGAAGCCGACGTCTATCGCGCGCTGACGCAGGAAATCGCACCGTTCGTTTCCGTCTACTATCGCCGGCGCATGCAGAACACCGCCCGCAAGGCCGGCAACATCGCCGACTGGGTCAGCCGCTTCGGCGGCGGCTACGAGTCCTTCATCATTCTGGATGGCGACAGCGTCATGGACGGGCGCACGCTGGTCTCGCTGGCGCTTGCGATGGAAGCCGATCCGAAGGCCGGGCTCATCCAAACCGTGCCGCGCATCGTCGGCGGCGAAACGCTGCTCCAGCGTTTGCAGCAATTCGCCTGCAACACCTACGGCCCCGCAGTGTCGTCGGGTCTTGCCTTCTGGCATCGGGACCAGGGCAACTACTGGGGCCACAACGCCATCATCCGGACAGCCGCATTCGCGTCGGCTGCTGGACTTCCTGACCTCCCGGGCCGGAAGCCGTTCGGCGGCCACATCATGAGCCACGACTTCGTCGAAGCGGTTCTGCTTCAACGTGCCGGTTATGGCGTGCACATGATGCCGTCGCTCGAGGGGTCGTATGAGGGCATGCCGCCCAACATCGTCGACATCGTCGCCCGCGACCGCCGCTGGGCGCAGGGAAACCTTCAGCATCTCGCCATCGTGTCGCAAAGCGGCCTGACGCCGATGGGGCGCCTGCATCTCGGGATGGGCGCTACGTCGTATCTCATCTCGGCGGTCTGGGCCCTGTCGCTCGTCGTCGGCATCATCCTGGCCCTGCAAGGCCAGCAGATGATCCCGAGCTATTTCCGTGACGCGAAGACGCTCTTCCCGATCTGGCCGATCATCGACCCCGGCGCGGCGCTCAGGCTTTTCCTGGCGACGCTGGTCGTGGTGCTGCTGCCGAAGTTTCTGGGCCTGTTCCTCGCGTGGAAGGAAGCGCGTGCCCGGCATGACCTTCTGGGCGCGGTGCGCGTAACGGTCGGCGTCTTCGTCGAGACGATCTACTCGATGCTGATCGCGCCGATCTTCATGGTGACGCAGACGGTCGCCTCAGCCGAAATTCTGGCAGGTCTCGATTCCGGATGGAAGCCTCAAAACCGCAACGACGGCGCGCTGTCGTTCGATGACGCGATGTGGTTCGCGCGCTGGCACACGTTGATCGGTCTGATCGCGGGCGGCATTGCGTGGACGGTTTCGCCGGGCCTTCTCATGTGGATGGCGCCGGTCATTCTCGGCCTTGTGCTGGCCGGGCCGGTGAGCTGGATCACGTCGCTACGCGCCGGTCCGCTCGAACGCTGGGCGCTTGCAACCAACGTCGATCTGTCGCCGCCATCGGTTTTGATCGACGCCGGACACCGCTCGAATACGTGGGCGCGCCGCGCCGCGACGCCGGGCGGGTTGAATGCCGAGCCGGAAGCAGCGGCAGCGTAA
- a CDS encoding YcjF family protein, with protein MTFENDVPPPRKPRVFKPDDVAAEAQVDDIAREGGAVTARRAARVPTRHLTVTDINRGFRFGSIIFSAVAALASLAAGLWFVRFVSVALERQDWVGWLAFALMSIIVIALLGIVLRELIGFRRLARLSKLRALVKSAVAKPERASEHAAVNALLSHYRGRADLAWGLARVRDHLGDVLEPTELLRLADRELLHPIDGEARRVILKSGKRVATVSALSPIMWIAMAFVLVENVRMFRAIAGLYGGRPGVLGALRLARLVVGHVIATGGIAMTDDLLGQFVGQDVLRRLSRRLGEGAFNGALTARLGVVAVEVTRPLPYLDAEPLRVREIFSELIRSLRGSEKADKPQ; from the coding sequence ATGACGTTCGAGAACGATGTCCCGCCGCCGCGCAAGCCGCGCGTCTTCAAGCCCGACGACGTCGCCGCCGAGGCGCAAGTTGACGACATCGCGCGCGAAGGCGGCGCGGTAACGGCACGGCGCGCGGCGCGCGTTCCAACGCGTCATCTGACGGTGACCGACATCAATCGCGGCTTCCGTTTCGGCAGCATCATTTTCTCGGCAGTTGCCGCGTTGGCCTCGCTCGCCGCGGGGCTTTGGTTCGTCCGCTTCGTCTCAGTTGCGCTCGAACGCCAGGATTGGGTGGGATGGCTGGCGTTCGCGCTGATGTCGATCATCGTCATCGCCCTGCTCGGCATCGTGCTCCGGGAATTGATCGGCTTCCGCAGGCTCGCCCGGCTCTCCAAGCTCAGAGCGCTCGTCAAATCCGCAGTTGCAAAGCCTGAGCGCGCCAGCGAGCACGCGGCGGTCAATGCTTTGCTCTCGCATTATCGCGGGCGCGCCGACCTCGCTTGGGGGCTCGCTCGCGTGCGTGATCATCTGGGTGATGTTCTGGAGCCGACTGAGCTGCTGCGCCTTGCCGACCGCGAGCTGCTGCATCCGATCGACGGAGAAGCGCGACGCGTGATCCTCAAGTCCGGCAAGCGCGTTGCGACCGTCTCGGCGCTGTCGCCGATCATGTGGATCGCGATGGCATTCGTGCTCGTCGAGAACGTCCGGATGTTCCGCGCGATTGCTGGGTTGTATGGCGGCCGGCCCGGCGTGCTTGGTGCTTTGCGCCTCGCGCGTCTCGTCGTCGGTCACGTGATCGCGACCGGCGGCATCGCGATGACCGATGATCTGCTCGGACAATTCGTCGGGCAGGACGTCCTTCGCAGACTGTCCCGCCGTCTCGGCGAGGGCGCATTCAACGGAGCCTTGACCGCGCGGCTCGGAGTGGTCGCCGTCGAGGTCACGCGTCCGCTGCCCTATCTCGACGCGGAACCCTTGCGCGTGCGCGAAATCTTCAGCGAGCTGATACGCTCGCTCAGAGGTTCGGAAAAAGCCGACAAGCCGCAATAG